A window of the Podospora bellae-mahoneyi strain CBS 112042 chromosome 6, whole genome shotgun sequence genome harbors these coding sequences:
- the MAD1 gene encoding coiled-coil domain-containing protein mad1 (BUSCO:EOG092630UB; EggNog:ENOG503NWBJ; COG:D), producing MPEPPEPNTPKPRPVNNSKTSQLMRSFTPKGEPPGSARRPSVSSNGAPSFRATVAAGASRPTLSSQSRIAAFRNSTTSHNLLTGEPTNAPNPRASTMSRLSGPSPATSRESRESSKENHEPCESDEQRKLIEDLKAEVGTLKYQISNYEQEKELARLQMENEIRDTKRRAEDDFKAKQAADAEKGRAQRQVEVLQAELDELRAEQERQKRELEAKARSAVDEARVLREDLEDLNAEKDEAARVAEREVNDLRAKLAACQRGKSELEEGNKGREEMLERVQAALGEKDEIIGELEAQVLMLKAQTGDAETIAVIRRELSDQVTHIRALEAKNREQITELRHLRQVHKAVEVVEEEKRSLQRKVEAAVGVERELAEERTQRQRLEDERMAWAAYLEGEGQAEFDSPEEVARALVAERLNSASLLEKIGSLQPEVADRDNIIRSLEEEKAGLLEQIEKLKAPGGSSGGNDKARARLDRQRALAVKEVEYLRAQLRTFDMEDITMQPETVDEQKAQRIQELEDLVDRYKTEVATLHADLTSLESAAVSPVQPVIGSKRPRSDSDDAESEHLGQLARKNRKLQAELADVQQTLHLLRKEHAVTVEQLAKAKERASTRILSLRSNPTSDYEAIKTATLAALKAENAELVAHIQRQPTLFSTIPASQLAAAQREVAEAKAETASAHKSSRRLKEVWAAKSAEFKEAVFSTLGWTVSFIPGGKMRVESVYYPSKTDEHENSIVFDGEKGTMKVGGGPRSEFAVRIGDLIKFWVRERGCVPGFLAALTLEFWEERHGGQEDHSS from the coding sequence aTCGCCGCCTTTCGCAACAGCACAAcctcccacaacctcctcacgGGCGAACCAACAAacgcccccaacccccgagCCAGCACCATGTCACGGCTCAGCGGACCCTCCCCCGCAACGAGCAGAGAAAGTCGCGAAAGCAGCAAAGAGAACCACGAACCTTGCGAGAGCGACGAACAGCGAAAACTAATCGAGGACCTCAAAGCCGAGGTCGGCACGCTAAAATACCAAATCAGCAACTACGAGCAAGAAAAGGAGCTGGCGCGTCTGCAGATGGAGAATGAAATTCGAGACACCAAGCGACGGGCGGAGGACGACTTCAAGGCGAAGCAAGCCGCCGACGCGGAAAAGGGACGCGCCCAGCGGCAGGTTGAGGTGTTGCAGGCGGAACTTGACGAGCTGAGAGCGGAGCAGGAGAGGCAGAAACGGGAgctggaggccaaggctAGGAGCGCGGTGGATGAGGCGAGGGTGCTGAGGGAGGACCTTGAGGATTTGAATGCGGAGAAGGatgaggcggcgagggtggcggagCGGGAGGTTAATGACCTCCGGGCTAAGCTTGCGGCGTGTCAGCGGGGGAAGAgtgagttggaggaggggaataaggggagggaggagatgctggAGAGGGTGCAGGCTgcgttgggggagaaggatgagattattggggagctggaggcgcAGGTGCTGATGCTGAAGGCGCAGACGGGGGACGCGGAGACCATTGCTGTCATCAGGAGGGAGCTGTCGGATCAGGTGACGCATATTAGGGCGCTGGAGGCGAAGAATAGGGAGCAGATTACCGAGCTCAGGCACTTGCGCCAGGTGCACAAGGCTGTggaggtggtcgaggaggagaagaggtctTTGCAGCGGAAGGTGGAGGCtgcggttggtgttgagcgggagctggcggaggagaggacgcagaggcagaggttggaggatgagaggatGGCTTGGGCGGCGTatttggagggtgaggggcaGGCTGAGTTTGACTCGCCTGAAGAGGTGGCCAGGGCTCTTGTTGCTGAGCGGCTCAACTCGGCGAGCTTGCTGGAGAAGATAGGGTCTCTCCAGCCTGAGGTTGCTGATCGGGATAATATCATTAGGTctcttgaggaggagaaggccgggCTGCTGGAGCAGATTGAGAAACTCAAGGCTCCTGGGGGGTCCAGTGGGGGGAACGATAAGGCTCGTGCCCGTCTGGACAGGCAGCGCGCCCTTGCCGTCAAGGAGGTTGAATACCTTAGGGCGCAACTCAGGACGTTTGACATGGAGGATATCACCATGCAGCCTGAGACAGTGGACGAGCAAAAGGCGCAGAGGATacaggagctggaggatcTGGTTGATCGGTACAAGACCGAGGTTGCGACGCTTCACGCCGATTTGACGTCTCTCGAATCTGCCGCTGTGTCCCCGGTTCAGCCTGTCATTGGGAGCAAGCGTCCCCGATCGGACTCTGACGACGCGGAATCCGAACATTTGGGGCAGCTGGCCAGGAAAAACAGGAAACTCCAGGCTGAGCTTGCCGACGTTCAGCAAACGCTACATCTTTTACGAAAAGAACACGCCGTCACGGTTGAACAGCTAGCCAAGGCAAAAGAACGGGCCTCGACCCGAATTTTGTCTCTTCGGTCTAACCCAACATCCGACTACGAAGCCATCAAGACAGCCACCTTGGCAGCGTTGAAAGCCGAAAACGCCGAGCTGGTAGCTCACATACAACGTCAGCCAACACTGTTTTCCACCATACCCGCATCGCAACTCGCCGCTGCCCAAAGGGAGGTAGCAGAGGCAAAAGCAGAAACCGCCTCGGCGCACAAGAGTTCACGTCGACTGAAGGAGGTGTGGGCGGCAAAATCGGCAGAGTTCAAAGAGGCTGTTTTTAGCACGCTGGGGTGGACGGTGAGTTTTATCCCTGgggggaagatgagggtCGAGAGCGTTTACTACCCCTCAAAAACGGACGAGCACGAGAACAGCATtgtttttgatggggagaaggggacgatgaaggttggtggtgggccGAGAAGCGAGTTTGCGGTGAGGATTGGGGATCTGATCAAATTctgggtgagggagagggggtgcGTGCCGGGGTTTTTGGCGGCGTTGACGTTGGAGttttgggaggagaggcacGGGGGGCAGGAGGATCACTCTTCttag